Proteins encoded together in one Catellatospora citrea window:
- the rplK gene encoding 50S ribosomal protein L11, with translation MPPKKKLVKTFTLQLKAGQATPAPPVGPALGQHGVNIMEFCKAYNAQTESQRGDIVPAQISVYEDRSFTFVLKTPPAARLLIKAAGVAKGSGVPHTTKVGSVTRAQVREIAEKKMSDLNANDLDMAERIIAGTARSMGITVKD, from the coding sequence ATGCCTCCGAAGAAGAAACTCGTCAAGACGTTCACGCTGCAGCTGAAGGCCGGCCAGGCCACCCCGGCTCCGCCGGTGGGTCCCGCGCTGGGTCAGCACGGCGTGAACATCATGGAGTTCTGCAAGGCGTACAACGCCCAGACCGAGTCGCAGCGCGGTGACATCGTCCCGGCACAGATCAGCGTGTACGAGGACCGCTCGTTCACGTTCGTGCTGAAGACGCCGCCGGCCGCCCGACTCCTGATCAAGGCCGCCGGTGTCGCCAAGGGCTCCGGCGTGCCGCACACCACCAAGGTCGGTTCGGTTACCCGCGCCCAGGTGCGCGAGATCGCCGAGAAGAAGATGTCCGACCTGAACGCCAACGACCTGGACATGGCCGAGCGCATCATCGCCGGCACCGCCCGGTCGATGGGCATCACCGTCAAGGACTGA
- the nusG gene encoding transcription termination/antitermination protein NusG, with product MPEYDETAQTEDTEVTSAVAVTDEPTLETAPADDEFDPAAELRQKLRFAPGDWYVVHSYAGYENKVKTNLETRITSLDMEEFIFQVEVPTREEVEVKNGKRTQVQSKVFPGYLLVRMDLTPESYSCVRNTPGVTGFVGATDRADRPAPLSLDEVLKWLLPAVEAPGAGQKKAKAEIRVLDFEVGDSVTVTDGAFASLPATISEINADQQKLKVLVSIFGRETPVELNFNQVAKI from the coding sequence GTGCCTGAGTACGACGAGACGGCCCAGACGGAAGACACCGAGGTGACCTCCGCGGTCGCGGTGACCGACGAGCCGACGCTTGAGACGGCACCCGCTGACGACGAGTTCGACCCGGCCGCGGAGCTGCGCCAGAAGCTGCGGTTCGCGCCCGGCGACTGGTACGTCGTGCACTCCTACGCCGGATACGAGAACAAGGTCAAGACCAACCTCGAGACCCGGATCACGAGCCTCGACATGGAGGAGTTCATCTTCCAGGTCGAGGTGCCGACCCGTGAAGAGGTCGAGGTCAAGAACGGCAAGCGCACCCAGGTGCAGAGCAAGGTCTTCCCCGGTTACCTGCTGGTCCGCATGGACCTCACGCCCGAGTCGTACTCGTGCGTGCGCAACACCCCGGGTGTGACCGGCTTCGTCGGCGCGACGGACCGGGCCGACCGCCCGGCGCCGCTGAGCCTCGACGAGGTGCTGAAGTGGCTGCTGCCCGCGGTCGAGGCGCCCGGCGCCGGCCAGAAGAAGGCCAAGGCCGAGATCCGGGTGCTGGACTTCGAGGTCGGCGACTCGGTCACCGTCACCGACGGCGCGTTCGCCTCGCTGCCGGCCACGATCTCCGAGATCAACGCCGACCAGCAGAAGCTCAAGGTGCTGGTGTCGATCTTCGGTCGGGAGACCCCGGTCGAGCTGAACTTCAACCAGGTCGCCAAGATCTAG
- the secE gene encoding preprotein translocase subunit SecE: MAESNRRGEDAAAEHVDDVFDDAVDDDASDDESGVSGGGTATKSRKVTDGKGSRAVKSTEKAEKVGFFGRIGRFVREIVAELRKVIWPTRNELLTYTAVVLIFVTFMMAIVTLLDLAYARGVLFVFGEAK; the protein is encoded by the coding sequence GTGGCCGAGAGCAACCGACGTGGCGAGGACGCCGCGGCCGAGCACGTTGACGACGTGTTCGACGACGCTGTCGACGATGACGCCTCCGACGACGAGTCCGGCGTCTCCGGCGGTGGCACCGCGACCAAGTCGCGCAAGGTGACCGACGGCAAGGGTTCGCGCGCGGTCAAGAGCACGGAGAAGGCCGAGAAGGTCGGCTTCTTCGGCCGTATCGGACGTTTTGTCCGTGAGATCGTCGCCGAGCTGCGTAAGGTCATCTGGCCGACGCGCAACGAGCTGCTGACGTACACCGCGGTAGTCCTGATCTTCGTGACCTTCATGATGGCCATCGTGACGTTGCTGGATCTCGCCTACGCCCGGGGCGTGCTGTTCGTCTTCGGCGAAGCGAAGTAA
- a CDS encoding MaoC family dehydratase — protein sequence MAFEKGQQLPLQTFRVTRADLIRYAGASGDFNPIHWSERTAVGVGLPGVIAHGMYTMALAGRAVTGWVGAADAVLDIGVRFTRPVPVPDTDEGTEVEFTAVIKSVSEDGLVTFDLTATCGGEKVLAQARVVVKQI from the coding sequence ATGGCGTTCGAGAAGGGGCAGCAGCTGCCGCTGCAGACGTTCCGGGTGACCCGGGCCGACCTGATCCGCTACGCGGGCGCGTCGGGCGACTTCAACCCGATCCACTGGAGCGAGCGCACCGCCGTCGGCGTGGGCCTGCCCGGGGTGATCGCGCACGGCATGTACACCATGGCGCTGGCCGGCCGGGCCGTGACCGGCTGGGTCGGCGCCGCAGACGCGGTGCTGGACATCGGGGTCAGATTCACCCGTCCGGTGCCGGTGCCGGACACCGACGAGGGCACCGAGGTGGAGTTCACCGCGGTGATCAAGAGCGTCTCCGAGGACGGGCTGGTCACCTTCGACCTGACCGCGACCTGCGGTGGCGAGAAGGTGTTGGCGCAGGCCAGGGTCGTGGTCAAGCAGATCTGA
- a CDS encoding MaoC family dehydratase N-terminal domain-containing protein, which translates to MPLDQSFTGRTYPPTEPYQVGREKIREFATAVGAEDALYHDVEAAQKAGYRDVVAPPTFPIVLSFAAMEQIVTDPELGMDYTRVVHGDQRFSYRRPIVAGDELVVVSSIDDITHRGGHDFLTTRAELATPAGEPVVTVVCKLVVRGHGE; encoded by the coding sequence ATGCCGTTGGACCAGTCATTCACCGGTCGGACCTATCCGCCGACCGAGCCCTACCAGGTGGGCCGCGAGAAGATCAGGGAGTTCGCCACCGCCGTCGGTGCCGAGGACGCCCTGTACCACGACGTGGAGGCCGCGCAGAAGGCCGGCTACCGCGACGTGGTGGCGCCGCCCACCTTCCCGATCGTGCTGAGCTTCGCCGCCATGGAGCAGATCGTCACCGACCCGGAACTGGGTATGGACTACACCCGCGTGGTCCACGGCGACCAGCGCTTCTCCTACCGCCGTCCGATCGTCGCCGGGGACGAACTGGTGGTCGTCAGCAGCATCGACGACATCACGCACCGTGGCGGGCACGACTTCCTGACCACCCGCGCCGAGCTGGCCACGCCGGCCGGCGAGCCCGTGGTGACCGTGGTGTGCAAGCTCGTCGTCCGAGGGCATGGTGAGTGA
- the rpmG gene encoding 50S ribosomal protein L33 — translation MAKATDVRPKITMACVDCKERNYITKKNRRNDPDRIELKKFCPRCGKHTAHRETR, via the coding sequence GTGGCCAAGGCGACTGACGTACGTCCAAAGATCACCATGGCGTGCGTGGACTGCAAGGAGCGGAACTACATCACCAAGAAGAACCGGCGTAACGACCCGGATCGGATTGAGCTGAAGAAGTTCTGCCCGCGCTGCGGCAAGCACACCGCGCACCGCGAGACCCGCTGA
- a CDS encoding putative bifunctional diguanylate cyclase/phosphodiesterase, whose amino-acid sequence MRRSAELAWLITGPLALLTLGLTALVFRWDDQPYGAWLLGLVFFVLFLGAEMTTLQFEVRRHGFVISLADIPFLLALAYLPPVTLLLVRIAAHALVQVHRRAVPVKAIFNTTSMGASVACANLVVLRWGPIDPERPSSWLVLVVAVLVSHLVSMAAVIGVITLVQGRFAPQETASTLLPSVIVAVINASVGLAVLLILREGIAAFLLMAVLVAFFVVAYRCYAKSMNQNRTLTEIYDLTGAISETPPDGTLPDVLLARVRQLLQAEYATLWLPAQGRHPEVLLSARADDKGLLDVAGAPESLRKQAVETGQTVAAGAKLGDDVSRSQLREFGTKDAIIVPLRASSAVIGTLEVAGRLGDNLNFGPGDVRLLEAVAAHAAVAVENNRLVDRLRFDAYHDALTALPNRRRISQALEEAVRVRAPGEVVAVLMFDVDGLRDVNDSLGHAAGDQLLAEVATRLRTLSPPAALVGRVGGDEFVVTLRLPNAEAALELAAELRGQLQDPMTFGSLTLDVDTAVGVSLHPEHGSDPATLLQRADVATHAAKSLAGGVQLFDLALESRSVRRLGLAGDLRRALDNDELEVYFQPKVTLRDRRLVGVECLARWEHPTHGAVQPEDFVAVAEHTGQLSRLTEVVMREGLRRARQWVDAGRPLSVAVNLSPRTLVDPAFPDRVDDLLQEYGVSPDRLTLEITEDGVVDGVDRLLPTLRRLYDLGVHLSVDDFGTGYSSLSYLRRLPVHEVKVDRSFVQGMATDPGDLAIVRAVVDISRHFGLSVVAEGVESELTLELLEEIGCDIGQGFLFSRPLPYERLEAWLGAQTDAEPTPLGEVRRLRAVG is encoded by the coding sequence GTGAGGCGCTCTGCCGAGCTTGCCTGGCTGATCACCGGCCCCTTGGCCCTGCTGACGCTCGGACTGACCGCGCTCGTCTTCCGGTGGGACGACCAGCCTTACGGTGCCTGGCTGCTGGGCCTGGTCTTCTTCGTGCTGTTCCTCGGTGCCGAGATGACCACGCTGCAATTCGAGGTGCGCCGCCACGGGTTCGTCATCTCGCTCGCCGACATCCCGTTCCTGCTGGCCCTGGCCTATCTGCCGCCGGTGACCCTGCTCCTGGTGCGCATCGCCGCCCACGCGCTGGTGCAGGTGCACAGACGCGCGGTGCCGGTGAAGGCGATCTTCAACACGACCTCCATGGGCGCGAGCGTCGCCTGCGCCAACCTGGTCGTCCTGCGCTGGGGCCCGATCGACCCCGAGAGACCCAGTAGTTGGCTGGTCCTGGTCGTCGCGGTGCTGGTGAGCCACCTCGTCTCGATGGCCGCGGTGATCGGCGTGATCACCCTGGTGCAGGGCCGCTTCGCGCCGCAGGAGACGGCCTCGACGCTGCTGCCCAGCGTCATCGTCGCGGTCATCAACGCCTCGGTCGGGCTGGCCGTGCTGCTGATCCTGCGGGAGGGCATCGCCGCCTTCCTGCTGATGGCGGTGCTGGTCGCGTTCTTCGTGGTGGCCTACCGGTGCTATGCGAAGTCCATGAACCAGAACCGCACCCTGACCGAGATCTACGACCTCACCGGGGCGATCTCGGAGACGCCGCCCGACGGCACGCTGCCTGACGTCCTGCTGGCCCGGGTGCGCCAGCTGCTGCAGGCCGAGTACGCCACGCTGTGGCTGCCCGCCCAGGGCCGCCACCCGGAGGTGCTGCTCAGCGCCCGCGCCGATGACAAGGGGCTGCTCGACGTGGCCGGCGCCCCGGAGTCGCTGCGCAAGCAGGCGGTGGAGACCGGCCAGACCGTGGCGGCGGGCGCCAAGCTCGGTGACGACGTCTCGCGCTCCCAGCTGCGTGAGTTCGGCACCAAGGACGCCATCATCGTGCCGCTGCGCGCCAGCTCCGCGGTGATCGGCACGCTCGAGGTGGCGGGCCGGCTGGGCGACAACCTCAACTTCGGCCCCGGGGACGTGCGCCTGCTGGAGGCCGTGGCCGCGCACGCCGCGGTGGCGGTGGAGAACAACCGGCTCGTCGACCGGCTGCGCTTCGACGCCTACCACGACGCGCTGACCGCCCTGCCCAACCGCCGCCGGATCAGCCAGGCGCTGGAGGAGGCGGTGCGGGTGCGGGCGCCGGGCGAGGTCGTGGCGGTGCTGATGTTCGACGTCGACGGGCTGCGCGACGTCAACGACTCGCTCGGCCACGCCGCCGGTGACCAGCTGCTGGCCGAGGTCGCGACGCGGCTGCGCACCCTGTCGCCGCCGGCGGCGCTGGTGGGCCGGGTCGGCGGCGACGAGTTCGTGGTGACGCTGCGCCTGCCCAACGCCGAGGCCGCCCTGGAACTCGCGGCGGAGCTGCGCGGGCAGCTGCAGGACCCGATGACGTTCGGCTCGCTGACCCTGGACGTGGACACCGCGGTCGGGGTGAGCCTGCACCCGGAGCACGGCTCCGACCCGGCGACGCTGCTGCAGCGCGCCGACGTGGCCACCCACGCGGCGAAATCGCTGGCCGGCGGGGTGCAGCTGTTCGACCTGGCGCTGGAGTCGCGCTCGGTGCGCCGGCTCGGCCTGGCCGGGGACCTGCGCCGCGCCCTGGACAACGACGAGCTGGAGGTCTACTTCCAGCCCAAGGTGACCCTGCGGGACCGCCGCCTGGTCGGCGTGGAGTGCCTGGCCCGCTGGGAGCACCCGACCCACGGCGCGGTGCAGCCGGAGGACTTCGTCGCGGTGGCGGAGCACACCGGGCAGCTGTCCCGGCTCACCGAGGTGGTGATGCGGGAGGGCCTGCGCCGGGCCCGCCAGTGGGTGGACGCGGGACGGCCGCTGTCGGTCGCGGTGAACCTCTCGCCGCGCACGCTGGTCGACCCGGCCTTCCCGGACCGGGTCGACGACCTGCTCCAGGAGTACGGCGTGTCACCCGACCGGCTGACCCTGGAGATCACCGAGGACGGGGTGGTGGACGGGGTCGACCGGTTGCTGCCGACCCTGCGCCGGCTCTACGACCTGGGCGTGCACCTGAGCGTGGACGACTTCGGCACCGGCTACTCGTCGCTGTCGTACCTGCGCCGGCTGCCGGTGCACGAGGTGAAGGTGGACCGCTCGTTCGTGCAGGGCATGGCGACCGATCCGGGCGACCTGGCCATCGTGCGGGCCGTGGTGGACATCTCGCGGCACTTCGGCCTGAGCGTGGTGGCCGAGGGCGTGGAGAGCGAGCTGACGCTGGAGCTGCTCGAGGAGATCGGCTGCGACATCGGGCAGGGCTTCCTGTTCAGCCGCCCGCTGCCGTACGAGCGGCTGGAAGCCTGGCTGGGCGCGCAGACCGACGCCGAACCGACCCCGCTCGGCGAGGTCCGGCGGCTGCGCGCGGTGGGCTGA